The Chloroflexaceae bacterium DNA window CCTGTAGTGAAGCATTCCGCGGCATGCACCGTAGCGCTTGAAGCCGCTGGCGGCACGCCAAAGGTGATCAGGAGCGAAGAAGCGGTCACTCCATATGCCATGCCGAGCGCCCCATCAATAATCTGAGCGATAAATCCTACAAGGATATAGAACGCAAACTCCGGTGTGAAAATTGACATCGTTCCGTCATTGATCAGATTCGGGGGATGCCGCCCAGATGCGAGAGCGATCACATTCCGTGATCCAATCGCCCTGCCTATGCTGACCGCCATGCCCCTTACTTCCCCGGCGGAGGCGGTTTCCCCTGCTCCGGCACGGTCAGGGATCGCCAGACGGGGAGCGACCGCGCTGGCGGGCGTATTCTAGCATACGCCAGCATCCCGTTTCGGAAGTAACACAAAACCTGCCAGGCGCGGCAATGTTGTCACGCCTGACAGGAGCCTGCGCCGGCGCGCCCACGCGGATCGCGGGGCGGCCCTTTCATAGCTCAGGCCAGAATGGGCTGAACTGGACGACGCCTCGTAGCGACCATCACCGCGCCGGTTTACGCTTCCGGCTCGCGCGGCTCGAGCTGCTGGACCAGGATCTCGAACAGGTCGCTCTCGGTGATGATGCCCACGACGTGCTTGTGTTCATCCACCACCGGCAACCCGCCGATCTTGTTCTCAATCATCAGCAGCGCCGCTTCGCGCAGACCCGTCTCTGGCGTGATGCTGATCGGATGTTCGGTCATCACTTCGTAGACCTTGACGTTCCGCAGGGCTTCGGCGATATCGAGGGGGTCAAGGCCGGCGAGACGCATTACGTCGGCCCCGCGGATATCGCCCTGGGTGATGATGCCACGCAGTTCGCCGGTATCAATCACGCAGGGCAGACGGCGAATGTCGTGCTCGCGCATCAAGGCGAGGGCATCGCTCAGGGGCGCCGCGATGTTGATCGTCACCGCCGGCGTTCGCATGTAGTAGCGCACCTCTTGCTCGGCGGGTACGCGCGCATGATGGGGGGTGGCATTGGTGACGTTCATGGCAGCCTCCTTTGGCTACACTGCGGCCCTATTTCATCATGGTACCGCCCCGGCCGGGCGGCTGGGGCATATTCCGCTCACCAGAGGTAATAGTTTGTTAACCTGCGGATCTATGATGCAGTCCTGCGAAACGTGGGTTCGCTACGTTCAGGCCTGCCGCAGAGCGTGCGGAGGGCGCGGAGGACGGGCGTTCAGAAACCCTCCGCACCCTCTCCGGACGGAGGTGAACCCTGCCCGCCCGCCTTCGTGTTGCCCCCGGCGGCGGACTGGGGTAGAATGCCCGCACGTGAAGTACATGAGGACCTACGTTGATGCAACCGACTGCCCTCCCGCGCCTGCTGGCGATGGTAGCCGCCATTGCCTTCGCCGCCGGCTGCGCGCCGCCCCGCACCGCCACGCCTGCACCCTCCCCCCCGCCCGTCGGGGGAGAGGCATCCGCCGCGCCTTCGCCGACGCCGCCACGCGCCTACCCGGGCTCCGAGGAGACGCGGGTCTCCCCCGTCCCTACCGG harbors:
- a CDS encoding CBS domain-containing protein; the encoded protein is MNVTNATPHHARVPAEQEVRYYMRTPAVTINIAAPLSDALALMREHDIRRLPCVIDTGELRGIITQGDIRGADVMRLAGLDPLDIAEALRNVKVYEVMTEHPISITPETGLREAALLMIENKIGGLPVVDEHKHVVGIITESDLFEILVQQLEPREPEA